In Streptomyces sp. NBC_01707, a genomic segment contains:
- a CDS encoding histidine phosphatase family protein: MSPADKDITVVHLMRHGEVHNPEGVLYGRRPGYHLSELGRQMADRVAEHLEKRDITHVVASPLERAQETATPIAKTHGIDLATDERLIEAANVFEGKTFGVGDGALRKPDNWKHLTNPFRPSWGEPYIEQVVRMMGALDAARDAARGHEAVCVSHQLPIWIVRSFVERRRLWHDPRKRQCTLASLTTFTYQGDKIVSVGYTEPARDLVPAHLLAGAKPVKGKSKAFGA; encoded by the coding sequence ATGAGCCCGGCCGACAAGGACATCACCGTCGTCCATCTGATGCGTCACGGGGAGGTGCACAACCCCGAGGGTGTGCTCTACGGACGCCGCCCCGGCTACCACCTCTCCGAGCTCGGCCGGCAGATGGCCGACCGGGTGGCCGAGCACCTGGAGAAGCGCGACATCACCCATGTCGTCGCCTCCCCGTTGGAGCGCGCCCAGGAGACGGCGACACCGATCGCCAAGACGCACGGCATCGACCTGGCCACGGACGAGCGGCTGATCGAGGCGGCCAACGTCTTCGAGGGCAAGACCTTCGGGGTCGGCGACGGCGCGCTGCGCAAGCCGGACAACTGGAAGCACCTCACCAACCCGTTCCGCCCGTCCTGGGGCGAGCCGTACATCGAGCAGGTCGTACGGATGATGGGCGCCCTCGACGCCGCGCGCGACGCGGCCCGCGGGCACGAGGCTGTCTGCGTCAGCCATCAGCTGCCGATCTGGATCGTCCGGAGCTTCGTCGAGCGGCGGCGGCTCTGGCACGACCCGCGCAAGCGGCAGTGCACGCTCGCCTCGCTGACCACCTTCACGTACCAGGGCGACAAGATCGTCTCCGTCGGCTACACCGAGCCGGCCCGCGATCTGGTGCCTGCGCATCTGCTGGCCGGTGCCAAGCCGGTGAAGGGGAAGTCCAAGGCGTTCGGAGCCTAG